In bacterium, one DNA window encodes the following:
- the holB gene encoding DNA polymerase III subunit delta' translates to MITPSPFSQIIGQAYAVTMLEKALQSKRLAHAYLFYGPEGVGKALTARALAKALNCEEQYCLPDRPCSSCRKIEAGLHSDVEEIKPEGSFILISQIREIRSRAAFKPLGREKRVFIIPEAERMTTEAANAFLVTLEEPPSETIIILMTRDYEAVLPTISSRCQGLRFSPLPYQAQEKVLLQWETAPEAIPSLIHLSGGSLGRAKQYLAEDLLEKEQMVVGWLNHILSDGPSAVFSLSAELPSSRDEVCDLLDLFELNLRRRLIGQIEGKPGSNERTRIGPGRLEKLIELIEETKRLIKGSVNLQLAVEVMGLKVIELAS, encoded by the coding sequence GTGATAACTCCATCACCCTTTAGTCAGATAATAGGCCAGGCATATGCCGTCACTATGCTGGAAAAGGCCCTGCAAAGTAAGCGCCTCGCTCACGCCTATCTTTTTTATGGTCCGGAAGGGGTGGGGAAGGCCCTTACGGCAAGAGCCTTGGCTAAAGCTCTAAATTGTGAAGAGCAGTATTGTCTGCCGGATAGACCCTGCTCATCCTGCCGAAAAATCGAGGCCGGCCTCCATTCTGATGTGGAAGAGATAAAACCAGAAGGGAGTTTTATTCTGATCTCCCAAATCAGGGAGATCAGAAGCCGAGCAGCCTTCAAGCCCCTGGGCAGAGAAAAAAGGGTATTCATTATCCCTGAGGCAGAACGGATGACTACTGAGGCAGCTAATGCCTTTTTAGTTACCCTGGAAGAACCACCGTCTGAAACTATTATTATTCTCATGACCCGTGACTATGAAGCTGTTTTGCCTACTATTTCCTCACGCTGCCAGGGATTAAGATTCAGTCCCCTGCCATACCAGGCCCAGGAGAAGGTGTTATTACAGTGGGAAACCGCTCCTGAAGCTATCCCTTCCCTGATTCATCTTTCAGGAGGGAGCTTAGGTCGGGCGAAACAGTATTTAGCTGAAGACCTCTTAGAAAAAGAACAGATGGTGGTCGGTTGGCTAAACCACATTCTCAGCGATGGTCCTTCAGCCGTGTTTTCTCTCTCGGCAGAACTCCCCTCATCCAGGGATGAGGTCTGCGACCTCTTAGATCTCTTTGAGCTTAATCTTCGCCGCCGTCTTATCGGCCAAATTGAAGGCAAGCCGGGGAGCAATGAAAGGACTCGAATTGGCCCCGGGAGATTAGAGAAGTTAATTGAGCTTATCGAGGAAACCAAAAGACTAATAAAGGGATCGGTTAACCTTCAGCTCGCCGTGGAAGTGATGGGGTTGAAGGTAATTGAACTGGCCTCGTGA